A window of Caretta caretta isolate rCarCar2 chromosome 13, rCarCar1.hap1, whole genome shotgun sequence contains these coding sequences:
- the TPX2 gene encoding targeting protein for Xklp2 isoform X3, whose translation MSHPQSSYSYDAETTYINFRTLNDDDVQSVDSWFDLKASSENVPPAENVATFLQHKPASSKANIPQAIVSPMVKSTAWRVPSNDASPPAPSGASQRRVSRRLSAQQKNAQQRKRQAKVKAERCNVISIKKEDDPPTKKQKISSSRERMTEVSMNRDHSQSTELSPARSKGKLTMPTTPTMLKRKYLSGKLKSTEEQELEKMKQLQQETMELRKKNEESLKAAIAGSGQPAKKTTGQVTKPVDFHFCTDERIKQHTESQPGNEYKKLDFIAALRKHPASPARVVKGPTVPKPFNLSCGNKRKFDETTSEYVPLAQQIENFQKCTPSRYHLRSRRTNESPIPVKPLKARLTQPKTPLLQTRQRFRPVTCKSAAELEAEEIEKLRQYKFKAQELNPRIIEGGPILPKKPPVKEPTQPIGFDLEIEKRIQERESKKQQKEEHFEFHSRPCPAKILEDVVGVPEKKPLPVTVPKSPAFALKNRVRMPTREEEKGEEVVPVIKANPMPHYGVPFKPKAPEQRHVEVCPFSFDSRDRERWVQKEKKIEELQKEEVPKFKALPLPQFDHINLPQKKVKNATQPEPFHLQTDERGATKSQNWQQQIKEDLKRQKEAACFKANPNTVVHQEPFVPKKDSKPISENLSGSIVAESFELATEKRAKERQEFEKRLAELETEKEKLHEAARQLEAEREKEDLARLRQELVHKANPVRKYRSLEVKPSDQPLTVPKSPNFSDRFQC comes from the exons ATGTCTCATCCACAGTCTTCCTATTCCTATGATGCAGAAACTACCTACATCAACTTCAGGACTTTGAATGATGATGACGTGCAGAGTGTAGATTCATGGTTTG ATCTGAAAGCCAGTTCAGAGAATGTCCCTCCTGCAGAGAATGTGGCAACTTTCTTGCAGCACAAGCCTGCCTCTTCAAAGGCTAATATTCCTCAAGCTATTGTTTCACCAATGGTGAAATCCA CAGCCTGGAGAGTCCCCTCAAATGATGCTTCACCTCCTGCTCCTTCAGGAGCTTCTCAACG GAGGGTATCCAGAAGACTGTCAGCACAACAGAAAAATGCCCAGCAACGCAAACGTCAGGCCAAAGTCAAAGCAGAGAGATGCAATGTCATCTCCATCAAAAAGGAAGATGATCCACCCACCAAGAAACAGAAAAT CTCTAGCAGTAGAGAGAGAATGACTGAAGTATCAATGAACAGAGATCACTCCCAGAGCACTGAACTCTCCCCAGCCAGATCCAAGGGCAAGCTGACCATGCCTACCACACCAACAATGCTGAA GAGGAAGTATCTTTCTGGCAAGCTAAAGAGCACAGAGGAGCAGGAGCTGGAGAAGATGAAGCAATTGCAGCAGGAGACGATGGAGCTGCGCAAAAAGAATGAAGAGTCCCTGAAAGCTGCTATTGCTGGTTCAG GACAACCTGCGAAGAAAACCACGGGCCAGGTAACAAAGCCAGTTGACTTCCATTTCTGCACAGATGAGAGGATTAAACAGCACACAGAAAGCCAACCTGGGAATGAATACAAGAAGCTGGATTTCATAGCAGCACTGAGAAAGCACCCTGCATCTCCG GCACGAGTGGTGAAGGGGCCCACTGTCCCCAAacctttcaatctctcctgtggCAACAAAAGGAAATTTGATGAAACTACATCAGAGTATGTCCCCCTTGCTCAGCAGATTGAAAACTTCCAGAAATGCACTCCCTCTCGTTACCATTTGAGGAGCAGGAGGACCAATGAAA GTCCAATTCCAGTAAAGCCGCTGAAGGCCAGGCTTACACAGCCCAAAACTCCACTGCTTCAAACAAGACAGCGCTTCAGACCTGTAACTTGCAAGAGTGCAGCTGAGTTGGAGGCAGAGGAAATAGAGAAGCTCCGACA ATACAAATTCAAAGCTCAGGAGCTTAATCCAAGGATCATAGAGGGTGGGCCAATCCTGCCCAAGAAACCCCCTGTGAAAGAGCCCACACAGCCTATTGGATTTGACTTGGAAATTGAAAAAAGGATTCAGGAGCGAGAGAGCAAGAAGCAGCAGAAGGAAGAGCATTTTGAATTCCATTCCAGGCCATGTCCAGCTAAAATCTTGGAGGATGTTGTG GGTGTTCCAGAAAAGAAGCCCCTTCCTGTTACAGTTCCTAAATCCCCAGCCTTTGCACTGAAGAACAGAGTCCGAATGCCTACTAGAGAGGAAGAAAAG GGAGAGGAGGTGGTCCCGGTGATCAAAGCTAACCCCATGCCACACTATGGAGTGCCCTTCAAACCTAAAGCCCCCGAGCAGAGGCATGTAGAAGTGTGCCCCTTCTCTTTTGACTCTCGTGACAGAGAGAGGTGGgtgcaaaaggagaaaaaaatagaagAGCTGCAGAAAGAGGAG GTACCAAAGTTCAAAGCACTACCCCTGCCTCAGTTTGACCACATCAACTTGCCACAAAAAAAAGTGAAGAATGCAACACAACCAGAGCCCTTCCATCTGCAGACAGATGAACGGGGAGCTACCAAGTCGCAGAATTGGCAGCAACAG ATCAAAGAAGACCTGAAACGGCAGAAAGAGGCAGCGTGTTTCAAAGCTAATCCAAATACTGTTGTGCACCAGGAGCCTTTTGTGCCAAAGAAGGATAGCAAGCCAATATCAG AGAACCTTTCTGGTTCCATAGTTGCTGAAAGCTTTGAGCTAGCGACAGAAAAGAGAGCAAAAGAACGTCAAGAGTTCGAAAAGCGACTGGCTGAGTTGGAAACCGAAAAAGAGAAGCTTCACGAAGCGGCCAGACAGCTAGAGGCCGAGCGGGAGAAAGAAGATCTCGCCAGGCTGAGACAAGAACTG gTTCACAAGGCAAACCCAGTTCGCAAGTACCGCAGTCTGGAGGTGAAGCCAAGTGACCAGCCTCTGACCGTGCCAAAGTCTCCGAACTTTTCAGACCGATTTCAGTGTTGA
- the TPX2 gene encoding targeting protein for Xklp2 isoform X1, which yields MSHPQSSYSYDAETTYINFRTLNDDDVQSVDSWFDLKASSENVPPAENVATFLQHKPASSKANIPQAIVSPMVKSSENHETEAGEMAQAMLRPQNIVVSLAAWRVPSNDASPPAPSGASQRRVSRRLSAQQKNAQQRKRQAKVKAERCNVISIKKEDDPPTKKQKISSSRERMTEVSMNRDHSQSTELSPARSKGKLTMPTTPTMLKRKYLSGKLKSTEEQELEKMKQLQQETMELRKKNEESLKAAIAGSGQPAKKTTGQVTKPVDFHFCTDERIKQHTESQPGNEYKKLDFIAALRKHPASPARVVKGPTVPKPFNLSCGNKRKFDETTSEYVPLAQQIENFQKCTPSRYHLRSRRTNESPIPVKPLKARLTQPKTPLLQTRQRFRPVTCKSAAELEAEEIEKLRQYKFKAQELNPRIIEGGPILPKKPPVKEPTQPIGFDLEIEKRIQERESKKQQKEEHFEFHSRPCPAKILEDVVGVPEKKPLPVTVPKSPAFALKNRVRMPTREEEKGEEVVPVIKANPMPHYGVPFKPKAPEQRHVEVCPFSFDSRDRERWVQKEKKIEELQKEEVPKFKALPLPQFDHINLPQKKVKNATQPEPFHLQTDERGATKSQNWQQQIKEDLKRQKEAACFKANPNTVVHQEPFVPKKDSKPISENLSGSIVAESFELATEKRAKERQEFEKRLAELETEKEKLHEAARQLEAEREKEDLARLRQELVHKANPVRKYRSLEVKPSDQPLTVPKSPNFSDRFQC from the exons ATGTCTCATCCACAGTCTTCCTATTCCTATGATGCAGAAACTACCTACATCAACTTCAGGACTTTGAATGATGATGACGTGCAGAGTGTAGATTCATGGTTTG ATCTGAAAGCCAGTTCAGAGAATGTCCCTCCTGCAGAGAATGTGGCAACTTTCTTGCAGCACAAGCCTGCCTCTTCAAAGGCTAATATTCCTCAAGCTATTGTTTCACCAATGGTGAAATCCA GTGAAAACCATGAGACAGAGGCAGGAGAAATGGCACAGGCAATGTTGAGACCACAGAATATTGTTGTTTCTCTAGCAGCCTGGAGAGTCCCCTCAAATGATGCTTCACCTCCTGCTCCTTCAGGAGCTTCTCAACG GAGGGTATCCAGAAGACTGTCAGCACAACAGAAAAATGCCCAGCAACGCAAACGTCAGGCCAAAGTCAAAGCAGAGAGATGCAATGTCATCTCCATCAAAAAGGAAGATGATCCACCCACCAAGAAACAGAAAAT CTCTAGCAGTAGAGAGAGAATGACTGAAGTATCAATGAACAGAGATCACTCCCAGAGCACTGAACTCTCCCCAGCCAGATCCAAGGGCAAGCTGACCATGCCTACCACACCAACAATGCTGAA GAGGAAGTATCTTTCTGGCAAGCTAAAGAGCACAGAGGAGCAGGAGCTGGAGAAGATGAAGCAATTGCAGCAGGAGACGATGGAGCTGCGCAAAAAGAATGAAGAGTCCCTGAAAGCTGCTATTGCTGGTTCAG GACAACCTGCGAAGAAAACCACGGGCCAGGTAACAAAGCCAGTTGACTTCCATTTCTGCACAGATGAGAGGATTAAACAGCACACAGAAAGCCAACCTGGGAATGAATACAAGAAGCTGGATTTCATAGCAGCACTGAGAAAGCACCCTGCATCTCCG GCACGAGTGGTGAAGGGGCCCACTGTCCCCAAacctttcaatctctcctgtggCAACAAAAGGAAATTTGATGAAACTACATCAGAGTATGTCCCCCTTGCTCAGCAGATTGAAAACTTCCAGAAATGCACTCCCTCTCGTTACCATTTGAGGAGCAGGAGGACCAATGAAA GTCCAATTCCAGTAAAGCCGCTGAAGGCCAGGCTTACACAGCCCAAAACTCCACTGCTTCAAACAAGACAGCGCTTCAGACCTGTAACTTGCAAGAGTGCAGCTGAGTTGGAGGCAGAGGAAATAGAGAAGCTCCGACA ATACAAATTCAAAGCTCAGGAGCTTAATCCAAGGATCATAGAGGGTGGGCCAATCCTGCCCAAGAAACCCCCTGTGAAAGAGCCCACACAGCCTATTGGATTTGACTTGGAAATTGAAAAAAGGATTCAGGAGCGAGAGAGCAAGAAGCAGCAGAAGGAAGAGCATTTTGAATTCCATTCCAGGCCATGTCCAGCTAAAATCTTGGAGGATGTTGTG GGTGTTCCAGAAAAGAAGCCCCTTCCTGTTACAGTTCCTAAATCCCCAGCCTTTGCACTGAAGAACAGAGTCCGAATGCCTACTAGAGAGGAAGAAAAG GGAGAGGAGGTGGTCCCGGTGATCAAAGCTAACCCCATGCCACACTATGGAGTGCCCTTCAAACCTAAAGCCCCCGAGCAGAGGCATGTAGAAGTGTGCCCCTTCTCTTTTGACTCTCGTGACAGAGAGAGGTGGgtgcaaaaggagaaaaaaatagaagAGCTGCAGAAAGAGGAG GTACCAAAGTTCAAAGCACTACCCCTGCCTCAGTTTGACCACATCAACTTGCCACAAAAAAAAGTGAAGAATGCAACACAACCAGAGCCCTTCCATCTGCAGACAGATGAACGGGGAGCTACCAAGTCGCAGAATTGGCAGCAACAG ATCAAAGAAGACCTGAAACGGCAGAAAGAGGCAGCGTGTTTCAAAGCTAATCCAAATACTGTTGTGCACCAGGAGCCTTTTGTGCCAAAGAAGGATAGCAAGCCAATATCAG AGAACCTTTCTGGTTCCATAGTTGCTGAAAGCTTTGAGCTAGCGACAGAAAAGAGAGCAAAAGAACGTCAAGAGTTCGAAAAGCGACTGGCTGAGTTGGAAACCGAAAAAGAGAAGCTTCACGAAGCGGCCAGACAGCTAGAGGCCGAGCGGGAGAAAGAAGATCTCGCCAGGCTGAGACAAGAACTG gTTCACAAGGCAAACCCAGTTCGCAAGTACCGCAGTCTGGAGGTGAAGCCAAGTGACCAGCCTCTGACCGTGCCAAAGTCTCCGAACTTTTCAGACCGATTTCAGTGTTGA
- the TPX2 gene encoding targeting protein for Xklp2 isoform X2: protein MSHPQSSYSYDAETTYINFRTLNDDDVQSVDSWFDLKASSENVPPAENVATFLQHKPASSKANIPQAIVSPMVKSSENHETEAGEMAQAMLRPQNIVVSLAAWRVPSNDASPPAPSGASQRRVSRRLSAQQKNAQQRKRQAKVKAERCNVISIKKEDDPPTKKQKISSSRERMTEVSMNRDHSQSTELSPARSKGKLTMPTTPTMLKRKYLSGKLKSTEEQELEKMKQLQQETMELRKKNEESLKAAIAGSGQPAKKTTGQVTKPVDFHFCTDERIKQHTESQPGNEYKKLDFIAALRKHPASPARVVKGPTVPKPFNLSCGNKRKFDETTSEYVPLAQQIENFQKCTPSRYHLRSRRTNESPIPVKPLKARLTQPKTPLLQTRQRFRPVTCKSAAELEAEEIEKLRQYKFKAQELNPRIIEGGPILPKKPPVKEPTQPIGFDLEIEKRIQERESKKQQKEEHFEFHSRPCPAKILEDVVGVPEKKPLPVTVPKSPAFALKNRVRMPTREEEKGEEVVPVIKANPMPHYGVPFKPKAPEQRHVEVCPFSFDSRDRERWVQKEKKIEELQKEEVPKFKALPLPQFDHINLPQKKVKNATQPEPFHLQTDERGATKSQNWQQQIKEDLKRQKEAACFKANPNTVVHQEPFVPKKDSKPISVAESFELATEKRAKERQEFEKRLAELETEKEKLHEAARQLEAEREKEDLARLRQELVHKANPVRKYRSLEVKPSDQPLTVPKSPNFSDRFQC from the exons ATGTCTCATCCACAGTCTTCCTATTCCTATGATGCAGAAACTACCTACATCAACTTCAGGACTTTGAATGATGATGACGTGCAGAGTGTAGATTCATGGTTTG ATCTGAAAGCCAGTTCAGAGAATGTCCCTCCTGCAGAGAATGTGGCAACTTTCTTGCAGCACAAGCCTGCCTCTTCAAAGGCTAATATTCCTCAAGCTATTGTTTCACCAATGGTGAAATCCA GTGAAAACCATGAGACAGAGGCAGGAGAAATGGCACAGGCAATGTTGAGACCACAGAATATTGTTGTTTCTCTAGCAGCCTGGAGAGTCCCCTCAAATGATGCTTCACCTCCTGCTCCTTCAGGAGCTTCTCAACG GAGGGTATCCAGAAGACTGTCAGCACAACAGAAAAATGCCCAGCAACGCAAACGTCAGGCCAAAGTCAAAGCAGAGAGATGCAATGTCATCTCCATCAAAAAGGAAGATGATCCACCCACCAAGAAACAGAAAAT CTCTAGCAGTAGAGAGAGAATGACTGAAGTATCAATGAACAGAGATCACTCCCAGAGCACTGAACTCTCCCCAGCCAGATCCAAGGGCAAGCTGACCATGCCTACCACACCAACAATGCTGAA GAGGAAGTATCTTTCTGGCAAGCTAAAGAGCACAGAGGAGCAGGAGCTGGAGAAGATGAAGCAATTGCAGCAGGAGACGATGGAGCTGCGCAAAAAGAATGAAGAGTCCCTGAAAGCTGCTATTGCTGGTTCAG GACAACCTGCGAAGAAAACCACGGGCCAGGTAACAAAGCCAGTTGACTTCCATTTCTGCACAGATGAGAGGATTAAACAGCACACAGAAAGCCAACCTGGGAATGAATACAAGAAGCTGGATTTCATAGCAGCACTGAGAAAGCACCCTGCATCTCCG GCACGAGTGGTGAAGGGGCCCACTGTCCCCAAacctttcaatctctcctgtggCAACAAAAGGAAATTTGATGAAACTACATCAGAGTATGTCCCCCTTGCTCAGCAGATTGAAAACTTCCAGAAATGCACTCCCTCTCGTTACCATTTGAGGAGCAGGAGGACCAATGAAA GTCCAATTCCAGTAAAGCCGCTGAAGGCCAGGCTTACACAGCCCAAAACTCCACTGCTTCAAACAAGACAGCGCTTCAGACCTGTAACTTGCAAGAGTGCAGCTGAGTTGGAGGCAGAGGAAATAGAGAAGCTCCGACA ATACAAATTCAAAGCTCAGGAGCTTAATCCAAGGATCATAGAGGGTGGGCCAATCCTGCCCAAGAAACCCCCTGTGAAAGAGCCCACACAGCCTATTGGATTTGACTTGGAAATTGAAAAAAGGATTCAGGAGCGAGAGAGCAAGAAGCAGCAGAAGGAAGAGCATTTTGAATTCCATTCCAGGCCATGTCCAGCTAAAATCTTGGAGGATGTTGTG GGTGTTCCAGAAAAGAAGCCCCTTCCTGTTACAGTTCCTAAATCCCCAGCCTTTGCACTGAAGAACAGAGTCCGAATGCCTACTAGAGAGGAAGAAAAG GGAGAGGAGGTGGTCCCGGTGATCAAAGCTAACCCCATGCCACACTATGGAGTGCCCTTCAAACCTAAAGCCCCCGAGCAGAGGCATGTAGAAGTGTGCCCCTTCTCTTTTGACTCTCGTGACAGAGAGAGGTGGgtgcaaaaggagaaaaaaatagaagAGCTGCAGAAAGAGGAG GTACCAAAGTTCAAAGCACTACCCCTGCCTCAGTTTGACCACATCAACTTGCCACAAAAAAAAGTGAAGAATGCAACACAACCAGAGCCCTTCCATCTGCAGACAGATGAACGGGGAGCTACCAAGTCGCAGAATTGGCAGCAACAG ATCAAAGAAGACCTGAAACGGCAGAAAGAGGCAGCGTGTTTCAAAGCTAATCCAAATACTGTTGTGCACCAGGAGCCTTTTGTGCCAAAGAAGGATAGCAAGCCAATATCAG TTGCTGAAAGCTTTGAGCTAGCGACAGAAAAGAGAGCAAAAGAACGTCAAGAGTTCGAAAAGCGACTGGCTGAGTTGGAAACCGAAAAAGAGAAGCTTCACGAAGCGGCCAGACAGCTAGAGGCCGAGCGGGAGAAAGAAGATCTCGCCAGGCTGAGACAAGAACTG gTTCACAAGGCAAACCCAGTTCGCAAGTACCGCAGTCTGGAGGTGAAGCCAAGTGACCAGCCTCTGACCGTGCCAAAGTCTCCGAACTTTTCAGACCGATTTCAGTGTTGA
- the TPX2 gene encoding targeting protein for Xklp2 isoform X4: MSHPQSSYSYDAETTYINFRTLNDDDVQSVDSWFDLKASSENVPPAENVATFLQHKPASSKANIPQAIVSPMVKSSENHETEAGEMAQAMLRPQNIVVSLAAWRVPSNDASPPAPSGASQRRVSRRLSAQQKNAQQRKRQAKVKAERCNVISIKKEDDPPTKKQKMRKYLSGKLKSTEEQELEKMKQLQQETMELRKKNEESLKAAIAGSGQPAKKTTGQVTKPVDFHFCTDERIKQHTESQPGNEYKKLDFIAALRKHPASPARVVKGPTVPKPFNLSCGNKRKFDETTSEYVPLAQQIENFQKCTPSRYHLRSRRTNESPIPVKPLKARLTQPKTPLLQTRQRFRPVTCKSAAELEAEEIEKLRQYKFKAQELNPRIIEGGPILPKKPPVKEPTQPIGFDLEIEKRIQERESKKQQKEEHFEFHSRPCPAKILEDVVGVPEKKPLPVTVPKSPAFALKNRVRMPTREEEKGEEVVPVIKANPMPHYGVPFKPKAPEQRHVEVCPFSFDSRDRERWVQKEKKIEELQKEEVPKFKALPLPQFDHINLPQKKVKNATQPEPFHLQTDERGATKSQNWQQQIKEDLKRQKEAACFKANPNTVVHQEPFVPKKDSKPISENLSGSIVAESFELATEKRAKERQEFEKRLAELETEKEKLHEAARQLEAEREKEDLARLRQELVHKANPVRKYRSLEVKPSDQPLTVPKSPNFSDRFQC; the protein is encoded by the exons ATGTCTCATCCACAGTCTTCCTATTCCTATGATGCAGAAACTACCTACATCAACTTCAGGACTTTGAATGATGATGACGTGCAGAGTGTAGATTCATGGTTTG ATCTGAAAGCCAGTTCAGAGAATGTCCCTCCTGCAGAGAATGTGGCAACTTTCTTGCAGCACAAGCCTGCCTCTTCAAAGGCTAATATTCCTCAAGCTATTGTTTCACCAATGGTGAAATCCA GTGAAAACCATGAGACAGAGGCAGGAGAAATGGCACAGGCAATGTTGAGACCACAGAATATTGTTGTTTCTCTAGCAGCCTGGAGAGTCCCCTCAAATGATGCTTCACCTCCTGCTCCTTCAGGAGCTTCTCAACG GAGGGTATCCAGAAGACTGTCAGCACAACAGAAAAATGCCCAGCAACGCAAACGTCAGGCCAAAGTCAAAGCAGAGAGATGCAATGTCATCTCCATCAAAAAGGAAGATGATCCACCCACCAAGAAACAGAAAAT GAGGAAGTATCTTTCTGGCAAGCTAAAGAGCACAGAGGAGCAGGAGCTGGAGAAGATGAAGCAATTGCAGCAGGAGACGATGGAGCTGCGCAAAAAGAATGAAGAGTCCCTGAAAGCTGCTATTGCTGGTTCAG GACAACCTGCGAAGAAAACCACGGGCCAGGTAACAAAGCCAGTTGACTTCCATTTCTGCACAGATGAGAGGATTAAACAGCACACAGAAAGCCAACCTGGGAATGAATACAAGAAGCTGGATTTCATAGCAGCACTGAGAAAGCACCCTGCATCTCCG GCACGAGTGGTGAAGGGGCCCACTGTCCCCAAacctttcaatctctcctgtggCAACAAAAGGAAATTTGATGAAACTACATCAGAGTATGTCCCCCTTGCTCAGCAGATTGAAAACTTCCAGAAATGCACTCCCTCTCGTTACCATTTGAGGAGCAGGAGGACCAATGAAA GTCCAATTCCAGTAAAGCCGCTGAAGGCCAGGCTTACACAGCCCAAAACTCCACTGCTTCAAACAAGACAGCGCTTCAGACCTGTAACTTGCAAGAGTGCAGCTGAGTTGGAGGCAGAGGAAATAGAGAAGCTCCGACA ATACAAATTCAAAGCTCAGGAGCTTAATCCAAGGATCATAGAGGGTGGGCCAATCCTGCCCAAGAAACCCCCTGTGAAAGAGCCCACACAGCCTATTGGATTTGACTTGGAAATTGAAAAAAGGATTCAGGAGCGAGAGAGCAAGAAGCAGCAGAAGGAAGAGCATTTTGAATTCCATTCCAGGCCATGTCCAGCTAAAATCTTGGAGGATGTTGTG GGTGTTCCAGAAAAGAAGCCCCTTCCTGTTACAGTTCCTAAATCCCCAGCCTTTGCACTGAAGAACAGAGTCCGAATGCCTACTAGAGAGGAAGAAAAG GGAGAGGAGGTGGTCCCGGTGATCAAAGCTAACCCCATGCCACACTATGGAGTGCCCTTCAAACCTAAAGCCCCCGAGCAGAGGCATGTAGAAGTGTGCCCCTTCTCTTTTGACTCTCGTGACAGAGAGAGGTGGgtgcaaaaggagaaaaaaatagaagAGCTGCAGAAAGAGGAG GTACCAAAGTTCAAAGCACTACCCCTGCCTCAGTTTGACCACATCAACTTGCCACAAAAAAAAGTGAAGAATGCAACACAACCAGAGCCCTTCCATCTGCAGACAGATGAACGGGGAGCTACCAAGTCGCAGAATTGGCAGCAACAG ATCAAAGAAGACCTGAAACGGCAGAAAGAGGCAGCGTGTTTCAAAGCTAATCCAAATACTGTTGTGCACCAGGAGCCTTTTGTGCCAAAGAAGGATAGCAAGCCAATATCAG AGAACCTTTCTGGTTCCATAGTTGCTGAAAGCTTTGAGCTAGCGACAGAAAAGAGAGCAAAAGAACGTCAAGAGTTCGAAAAGCGACTGGCTGAGTTGGAAACCGAAAAAGAGAAGCTTCACGAAGCGGCCAGACAGCTAGAGGCCGAGCGGGAGAAAGAAGATCTCGCCAGGCTGAGACAAGAACTG gTTCACAAGGCAAACCCAGTTCGCAAGTACCGCAGTCTGGAGGTGAAGCCAAGTGACCAGCCTCTGACCGTGCCAAAGTCTCCGAACTTTTCAGACCGATTTCAGTGTTGA